The following proteins come from a genomic window of Malus domestica chromosome 02, GDT2T_hap1:
- the LOC103426974 gene encoding U-box domain-containing protein 4-like, with product MEVKLDTVPSLVSKLSSVSSQTRADALKELRLITKLEPDSRPFVAESGAIPYLSETLFDSSPYLQDDAAATLLNLSISCRDSLISTQGLLDSLSHSLRQHGSPSSSPSAVQSSAATLHSLLVVDDYRPIIGSKRDIVYSLIDIVKCPNSPPRSVKDSLKALFGIALYAPNRIALVELGAVPALFTLVVKDGRVGIVEDATAVISQVAGCEESEEAFQRVSGIRVLADLLDLSTGSSLRSKENAVGALLNLATCGGDWGLREVREEGMGVVDGVADVAENGGIKAKSKAVALLKVIDGGSGCIASVFRDPRFDSLLNQTL from the coding sequence ATGGAAGTGAAGCTCGATACGGTTCCGTCCCTGGTCTCCAAGCTCAGCTCTGTCTCCTCCCAAACCCGAGCCGACGCCCTCAAAGAGCTTCGCCTCATCACCAAGCTCGAACCGGACAGCCGTCCCTTCGTTGCCGAATCTGGCGCCATCCCTTACTTGTCCGAAACCCTCTTCGACTCCTCCCCTTACCTCCAAGACGACGCCGCCGCCACCCTCCTAAACCTCTCCATCTCCTGCCGCGACTCCCTCATCTCCACACAAGGCCTCCTCGATTCTCTCTCCCACTCTCTCCGCCAACACGGCTCCCCTTCCTCCTCCCCCTCCGCTGTCCAGTCTTCCGCCGCCACCCTTCACAGCCTCCTCGTCGTTGACGACTACCGCCCCATCATCGGCTCCAAGCGCGACATCGTCTACTCCCTCATCGACATCGTCAAGTGCCCTAACTCGCCGCCGCGGTCTGTGAAGGACTCGCTGAAGGCGCTGTTCGGGATCGCTCTCTACGCGCCCAACCGCATCGCCTTGGTGGAGCTCGGGGCGGTTCCCGCGCTTTTTACATTGGTAGTGAAGGACGGGCGGGTGGGGATCGTGGAGGACGCCACGGCGGTGATCTCGCAGGTGGCGGGGTGCGAGGAGAGCGAGGAGGCGTTTCAGAGGGTTTCCGGGATAAGGGTTTTGGCGGATTTGCTGGATCTCTCGACCGGATCGAGCTTGAGGAGCAAGGAGAACGCGGTGGGGGCGCTGCTCAATTTGGCCACGTGCGGCGGAGATTGGGGGCTGAGGGAGGTGAGGGAGGAGGGGATGGGAGTGGTGGATGGGGTTGCTGACGTAGCGGAGAATGGCGGCATAAAAGCGAAGAGCAAGGCAGTTGCGCTGCTGAAGGTGATTGATGGCGGGAGCGGATGCATTGCTAGCGTTTTTAGAGATCCACGGTTTGATTCTTTACTAAACCAAACTttgtaa